Proteins found in one Maridesulfovibrio sp. genomic segment:
- a CDS encoding PAS domain S-box protein: MNYSKKPGRSMLLTFVMLAVALWCVEAFFDFTWFEAEPNSLFHSFFPADDPHEMFVRTLMVSAVIFCGAIVSFLYGRAVHSEKEALESEENLKTLFNSIGDAVIATDRQGIVVRMNPVAEKLTGWTIEESRGTALTDIFNIVHSVTKHPCENPVDKVLKYKKVVELTDHTTLISKNGEHYHIADSAAPVLDEEGSITGTVLVFRDVSDEYLRREELRKLRNYLSNIIDSMPSILVGVDAEGKVTQWNMTAEKITGVSSADAYGKSLVSVFPRMSSEMDKIRKSIQTRRAMSEERKLRHVDSDVRYEDLTIFPLVANGVEGAVIQIDDVTERCNMEQMMIQTEKMMSVGGLAAGMAHEINNPLAAISGNAQNIVNRIYKDLDMNRLVAAECNVELENLRDYLSRREIPKMLNGISDSCNRAASIVTNMLRFSRKSKKRFTKCNLPELLDNTIDLAANDYDLKKEYDFRKIKIIKEYSPDLPRVLCEENEIQQVFLNLLKNGAQAMMEKDYVDDTSRFILRLKQEDQMAVLEVEDNGPGMEEDVRKRVFEPFFSTKGVGQGTGLGLSVSFFIITDQHNGEMEVNSVPGKWTRFVVKIPISGREA, translated from the coding sequence ATGAATTATAGCAAAAAGCCCGGACGATCCATGTTGCTGACTTTTGTTATGCTTGCTGTTGCTCTTTGGTGTGTGGAAGCCTTTTTTGATTTTACCTGGTTTGAGGCTGAACCAAATAGCTTATTCCATAGTTTTTTTCCTGCGGATGATCCTCATGAAATGTTTGTACGCACGCTGATGGTTAGTGCGGTCATTTTTTGCGGAGCGATAGTTTCTTTTCTGTATGGCCGTGCTGTTCATTCTGAGAAAGAGGCTTTGGAAAGTGAAGAAAACCTGAAGACTCTGTTTAATTCCATCGGAGATGCCGTTATCGCCACTGATAGGCAGGGAATTGTGGTCAGGATGAATCCGGTGGCCGAAAAACTTACCGGGTGGACCATAGAAGAAAGCAGGGGGACAGCCCTGACCGATATTTTTAACATTGTACATTCCGTGACCAAGCATCCGTGCGAGAATCCCGTGGATAAGGTTCTCAAATATAAAAAGGTGGTAGAACTCACTGATCACACCACTCTGATATCCAAAAACGGAGAGCATTATCATATTGCCGATTCCGCAGCTCCGGTCTTAGATGAAGAGGGCAGCATAACAGGTACGGTTCTTGTCTTCAGGGATGTGTCAGATGAATATCTGCGCCGTGAAGAATTGCGTAAGTTGCGTAATTACCTTTCAAATATAATAGATTCCATGCCGTCAATCCTTGTCGGGGTGGATGCTGAAGGCAAGGTTACGCAATGGAATATGACTGCGGAAAAAATTACCGGGGTTTCATCTGCCGACGCGTATGGCAAATCTCTTGTTTCCGTGTTTCCGCGCATGAGTTCCGAGATGGATAAGATAAGAAAAAGTATCCAAACTCGCCGTGCCATGAGCGAAGAGCGTAAACTCAGACATGTTGACAGTGATGTCCGTTATGAAGATCTGACGATTTTTCCGCTTGTGGCTAACGGTGTTGAGGGTGCGGTTATCCAGATTGATGACGTCACTGAACGTTGCAATATGGAGCAGATGATGATTCAGACTGAGAAAATGATGTCCGTGGGAGGTTTGGCTGCCGGGATGGCTCATGAGATAAACAATCCTCTTGCGGCGATTTCCGGCAATGCCCAGAATATTGTCAACCGTATCTATAAAGATCTGGACATGAATCGTCTCGTTGCCGCTGAATGCAACGTTGAGCTGGAGAATTTACGGGACTACCTTTCCCGCAGGGAAATTCCCAAGATGCTGAACGGTATATCCGACTCATGTAACCGCGCAGCTTCCATTGTGACCAATATGCTTCGGTTCAGCCGTAAAAGCAAAAAGAGATTTACTAAATGCAATCTGCCGGAATTGCTGGATAACACTATCGATCTGGCGGCTAATGACTATGACCTCAAAAAGGAATATGATTTCAGGAAGATTAAAATCATTAAAGAGTACAGCCCCGATCTTCCAAGAGTGCTTTGCGAAGAAAACGAAATTCAGCAGGTTTTCCTGAATCTCTTGAAGAACGGCGCACAGGCTATGATGGAAAAGGATTATGTTGATGACACTTCCCGTTTTATCCTCCGGCTAAAACAGGAAGACCAGATGGCAGTTCTGGAAGTAGAGGATAATGGACCGGGTATGGAAGAGGATGTGCGTAAAAGGGTTTTTGAGCCTTTTTTTTCCACAAAAGGCGTCGGGCAGGGAACGGGTCTTGGACTTTCAGTGTCTTTTTTCATTATAACAGATCAGCATAACGGGGAAATGGAAGTGAATTCTGTTCCGGGGAAATGGACCCGTTTCGTAGTTAAAATACCCATCTCTGGTAGGGAGGCATAG
- a CDS encoding response regulator, giving the protein MSNIILVLDDDVHVRESLAISLEDEEFHVYQAGSSEEAMAFLDKEKVDMVIVDLRLPGMNGTDFIKEARKKWTELKFIIYTGSPEFSIPVDLAEVSSVSNSIFLKPLPTCEGMVSEIKRMLN; this is encoded by the coding sequence ATGTCGAATATAATTCTGGTTCTGGATGATGACGTACATGTTAGGGAAAGTCTTGCCATAAGCCTTGAAGATGAGGAATTTCACGTCTATCAGGCAGGAAGTTCCGAAGAAGCAATGGCCTTTTTAGATAAAGAAAAAGTGGATATGGTCATCGTAGATCTCAGGCTTCCGGGGATGAATGGGACAGATTTTATCAAGGAAGCCCGTAAAAAATGGACAGAACTGAAATTCATTATATATACCGGATCGCCCGAGTTCAGCATCCCGGTGGATCTGGCTGAGGTTTCCAGTGTTTCAAATTCCATATTTTTGAAGCCGCTGCCTACTTGCGAAGGTATGGTCAGTGAAATAAAACGCATGCTGAATTAA
- a CDS encoding OmpA family protein, translating into MPPKKEEIIYIEAKAPAEPPPEEGLPPWMATFADMVTLLLCFFVLLLSFANQDVANFETLKGSMKDAFGVQTKDKTGKHMAFSKSPHTASSMSAKAKKSMQALEVDVRAFIAAGKMNKLMAVNSDQQGVLVRVPSRAIFMPGTATINPKVAKILDKVAGIMKKKNFNLVVRGHTDDRATRNNIYSSNWELSAARAASCLRYVLKKSGISSKRVKAVGYAGTKPLVPNTSDRNRAINRRVEFYYQPPSDRW; encoded by the coding sequence GTGCCCCCGAAAAAAGAAGAAATAATATATATAGAAGCCAAGGCTCCTGCTGAACCTCCTCCGGAAGAGGGATTGCCCCCGTGGATGGCCACCTTCGCGGATATGGTAACCCTGCTGCTGTGCTTCTTTGTTCTGCTGCTTTCTTTCGCAAATCAGGATGTCGCGAACTTTGAAACTCTGAAAGGATCGATGAAGGATGCTTTCGGTGTGCAGACCAAGGACAAGACCGGTAAGCACATGGCTTTTTCCAAAAGTCCGCATACCGCATCTTCAATGAGCGCCAAGGCCAAAAAATCGATGCAGGCGCTTGAAGTTGATGTCAGAGCCTTTATAGCTGCCGGTAAAATGAATAAGCTGATGGCAGTTAATAGTGATCAGCAGGGGGTTCTGGTCAGGGTGCCCTCCCGTGCTATTTTTATGCCCGGAACAGCTACTATTAATCCTAAGGTGGCAAAAATACTGGATAAGGTCGCCGGGATTATGAAAAAGAAAAATTTTAACCTGGTTGTGCGCGGACATACTGATGACCGGGCCACGAGAAATAATATCTACAGTTCCAACTGGGAGCTGTCCGCTGCAAGGGCTGCTTCCTGCCTGCGATATGTACTCAAAAAATCAGGGATTTCTTCAAAACGGGTTAAGGCTGTAGGGTACGCCGGAACTAAACCGCTGGTCCCGAATACTTCTGACCGGAACAGGGCCATCAACCGCAGGGTTGAATTTTATTACCAGCCTCCTTCGGATAGATGGTAA